A window of the Nibribacter ruber genome harbors these coding sequences:
- a CDS encoding YceI family protein codes for MAAIKWAVDPMHSEVQFKVKHLMITTVTGYFQTFNVEVETESDDFATASSILFTADVNSINTNNEQRDTHLKSADFFDTDTHGQIKFVGNRYEKLGDDRAKLHGNLTIKGTTKPVTVDVEFGGIVVDPYGQTKAGFTVNGKISRKEFGLTWNAVTEAGSVVVADEIKLLAEIQLVKQA; via the coding sequence ATGGCAGCAATTAAATGGGCGGTTGACCCTATGCACTCAGAGGTGCAGTTCAAAGTAAAGCACTTGATGATCACTACCGTGACCGGTTATTTCCAGACGTTCAACGTGGAAGTGGAGACGGAGAGTGACGACTTCGCTACCGCGTCCAGCATCCTGTTCACCGCCGATGTCAACTCCATCAACACCAACAACGAGCAACGCGACACGCACCTAAAATCAGCGGATTTCTTTGACACCGATACGCACGGCCAGATAAAGTTTGTGGGCAACCGCTATGAAAAGCTAGGCGATGACCGCGCCAAGCTGCACGGCAACCTCACCATCAAAGGCACCACCAAGCCAGTGACCGTAGACGTGGAGTTTGGGGGCATTGTGGTAGACCCGTACGGGCAGACCAAAGCCGGTTTCACGGTAAACGGCAAGATCAGCCGTAAAGAGTTCGGCCTCACCTGGAACGCCGTCACCGAAGCCGGCAGCGTAGTAGTAGCCGATGAAATCAAACTTCTCGCCGAAATCCAACTGGTGAAACAAGCCTAA
- a CDS encoding GNAT family N-acetyltransferase, translating to MKLDIVHDQEDFRFYAPLGDEEAEMTYTYPEEKVLDLDYTFIPEAYRNQGLADQLVKAGLDFVQAQGYQFIPSCPVVEAYVQRHPEYQSLMKE from the coding sequence ATGAAACTAGACATTGTGCATGACCAGGAAGATTTCAGGTTTTACGCGCCCTTAGGCGATGAAGAAGCCGAGATGACCTACACCTACCCAGAAGAAAAAGTGTTGGACCTGGACTACACCTTTATCCCCGAAGCGTACCGCAACCAGGGCCTGGCAGACCAATTGGTGAAAGCCGGACTGGACTTTGTGCAAGCGCAAGGCTACCAGTTCATACCGTCCTGCCCGGTGGTGGAAGCCTACGTGCAGCGGCACCCCGAATACCAATCCCTGATGAAAGAATAA